In one window of Lepidochelys kempii isolate rLepKem1 chromosome 27, rLepKem1.hap2, whole genome shotgun sequence DNA:
- the ATP5MC1 gene encoding ATP synthase F(0) complex subunit C1, mitochondrial isoform X2, whose translation MQTPVALLASPALFRCCSRALARPVSISVLSRPETQTVQLSGVSHLQLAHREFQTSTTSRDIDTAAKFIGAGAATVGVAGSGAGIGTVFGSLIIGYARNPSLKQQLFSYAILGFALSEAMGLFCLMVAFLILFAM comes from the exons ATGCAGACTCCAGTGGCCCTCCTTGCTTCTCCAGCTCTG TTCCGCTGCTGTTCCAGGGCTCTGGCAAGGCCGGTTTCCATATCTGTACTGAGCAGGCCTGAGACTCAGACGGTACAG ctCTCTGGTGTTTCCCATCTACAGCTGGCTCACCGGGAGTTCCAAACGAGCACTACCTCTAGGGATATTGATACTGCTGCGAAGTTCATTGGTGCAGGTGCTGCCACAGTTGGGGTGGCTGGTTCAGGAGCCGGTATTGGAACAGTGTTTGGCAGCTTGATCATCGGCTATGCCAG GAATCCCTCTCTCAAGCAGCAGCTCTTCTCCTACGCCATCCTGGGCTTTGCCCTGTCCGAGGCCATGGGACTCTTCTGTTTGATGGTGGCATTCCTCATCCTGTTTGCTATGTGA
- the UBE2Z gene encoding ubiquitin-conjugating enzyme E2 Z: MAESPAAEEAAAAAVLAAATSGGVPAGPGGGGAGSPGVFIPAELWAAAGFGAPPAGAGAPPGSGGAPLAGLPAAAAAAAAGAALLTHSAFWDPTVSGDWDSERPSPACLLRIKRDIMSIYKEPPPGMFVVPDPHDMTKIHALITGPFDTPYEGGFFLFLFRCPPDYPIHPPRVKLMTTGNNTVRFNPNFYRNGKVCLSILGTWTGPAWSPAQSISSVLISIQSLMTENPYHNEPGFEQERHPGDSKNYNECIRHETIRVAVCDMLEGKCPCPEPLRGVMEKSFMEYFDFYEGACKERLHLQGQTMQDPFGEKRGHFDYQSLLIRLQGIRLKVQEKHQQENVEIDSDSSSSETETDTQGSSKA; encoded by the exons ATGGCGGAGAGTCCGGCAGCGGAGGAGGCGGCCGCGGCGGCGGTGCTGGCGGCCGCCACGAGCGGCGGGGTCCCGGCGGGGCCCGGGGGCGGCGGAGCGGGCAGCCCCGGCGTGTTCATCCCGGCCGAGCTGTGGGCGGCGGCCGGGTTCGGGGCGCCCCCCGCGGGGGCCGGAGCCCCCCCCGGGAGCGGCGGGGCCCCCCTCGCCGGGCTGcccgcggccgccgccgccgccgcggccGGGGCCGCGCTGCTCACTCACTCCGCCTTCTGGGACCCCACGGTGAGCGGCGACTGGGACAGCGAGAGGCCGAGCCCGGCCTGCCTGCTGCGGATCAAACG GGATATCATGTCCATTTATAAGGAACCACCCCCTGGAATGTTTGTTGTGCCTGATCCCCATGATATGACTAAG ATTCATGCATTGATCACAGGCCCATTTGACACGCCTTATGAAGGGGGTTTCTTCTTGTTCCTGTTTCGCTGTCCTCCAGATTATCCCATCCACCCACCAAGGGTCAAACTGATGACAACAGGGAATAACACAGTGAGGTTTAACCCCAACTTCTACCGCAATGGGAAAGTCTGCCTGAGTATTCTAGG CACTTggactggtcctgcttggagccCAGCACAGAGTATCTCTTCAGTCCTCATCTCCATACAGTCACTGATGACTGAGAACCCCTATCACAACGAACCTGGCTTTGAGCAG GAGAGGCACCCTGGGGATAGTAAGAACTATAACGAGTGCATTCGGCATGAGACTATCCGAGTAGCCGTGTGCGACATGCTGGAAGGAAAGTGTCCCTGTCCTGAGCCTTTACG GGGTGTTATGGAGAAGTCTTTCATGGAATACTTTGACTTCTACGAGGGTGCATGCAAAGAGAGGCTTCACCTCCAAGGACAGACAATGCAG gatcCTTTTGGTGAGAAACGAGGCCACTTTGACTATCAGTCCCTATTAATCCGTTTGCAAGGAATTCGGCTGAAGGTGCAAGAGAAACACCAGCAGGAGAATGTAGAAATAGACTCTGACAGCAGCTCCTCGGAGACGGAGACAGACACTCAAGGGAGCTCCAAGGCTTAG
- the ATP5MC1 gene encoding ATP synthase F(0) complex subunit C1, mitochondrial isoform X1 produces MSRILVGGDSSRRANRERTFCPHEATGQRTLRGGGQWEWRTRRYRARSVKMQTPVALLASPALFRCCSRALARPVSISVLSRPETQTVQLSGVSHLQLAHREFQTSTTSRDIDTAAKFIGAGAATVGVAGSGAGIGTVFGSLIIGYARNPSLKQQLFSYAILGFALSEAMGLFCLMVAFLILFAM; encoded by the exons ATGTCCCGGATTTTGGTAGGCGGGGACTCATCCAGGAGAGCCAATAGGGAGCGCACGTTCTGTCCCCACGAGGCAACGGGGCAGCGCACGTTGCGTGGCGGCGGCCAATGGGAGTGGAGGACGCGGAGGTACAGGGCAAG ATCAGTCAAAATGCAGACTCCAGTGGCCCTCCTTGCTTCTCCAGCTCTG TTCCGCTGCTGTTCCAGGGCTCTGGCAAGGCCGGTTTCCATATCTGTACTGAGCAGGCCTGAGACTCAGACGGTACAG ctCTCTGGTGTTTCCCATCTACAGCTGGCTCACCGGGAGTTCCAAACGAGCACTACCTCTAGGGATATTGATACTGCTGCGAAGTTCATTGGTGCAGGTGCTGCCACAGTTGGGGTGGCTGGTTCAGGAGCCGGTATTGGAACAGTGTTTGGCAGCTTGATCATCGGCTATGCCAG GAATCCCTCTCTCAAGCAGCAGCTCTTCTCCTACGCCATCCTGGGCTTTGCCCTGTCCGAGGCCATGGGACTCTTCTGTTTGATGGTGGCATTCCTCATCCTGTTTGCTATGTGA